A region from the Hippoglossus hippoglossus isolate fHipHip1 chromosome 16, fHipHip1.pri, whole genome shotgun sequence genome encodes:
- the rbfox1l gene encoding RNA binding protein fox-1 homolog 1-like isoform X2, translated as MLSSPTMILQPYGLPVYQQPPTCYPGMVQGGAPQEAGLGSGDPALSQVYAQPPSYPPPGQGLPTSAGRLPPLDFTSVHAGTEYAEHHQLRVYQGPQLEGVEALTSGSAEDALVPVTSDPQSLSVSVSSGGGAGSGSDEEGSGKAQPKRLHVSNIPFRFRDPDLRQMFGFGKILDVEIIFNERGSKGFGFVTFESAAEADQAREKLNGTIVEGRKIEVNNATARVVTKKPQTPLVNGEISPSGWKINPVMGAMYAPELYTVASFPYPVAAPTLAYRGSALRGRGRAVYNTIRSAAAATPTAAVPAYPGVVYQDGLYGAEVYVSICAFLLPFINPSIHPSIISHCMKSVNVLYVSVFICSRVDIQQRIEWLKQHLLPQRPTVMDMDGCTPQPQTPITTQSDQRRHMELEQWPVCTEEDTTASPHTESPQQRGEREAGVCLSWDSGIG; from the exons ATGCTCTCCTCACCCACTATGATTCTCCAGCCGTATGGACTGCCTGTCTACCAACAGCCACCCACATGCTACCCCGGCATGGTTCAG ggAGGTGCCCCCCAGGAGGCCGGCCTGGGCAGCGGCGACCCCGCCCTATCTCAGGTCTACGCCCAGCCTCCCTCTTACCCCCCACCGGGTCAAGGTCTGCCAACATCTGCGGGCAGACTGCCACCTCTGGACTTCACCTCTGTACATGCCGGTACAGAGTATGCAGAGCATCACCAACTCAGAGTCTATCAGGGCCCTCAGCTCGAAGGCGTCGAGGCCCTGACGTCCGGATCCGCG GAGGACGCTTTGGTacccgtgacctctgacccccagTCTCTGAGTGTGTCCGTGTCATCGGGAGGCGGGGCAGGAAGTGGAAGCGATGAGGAGGGGTCAGGTAAGGCCCAACCCAAACGCCTCCACGTCTCCAACATCCCGTTCCGCTTCAGAGACCCAGACCTCCGCCAGATGTTTGGG TTTGGCAAGATCCTTGATGTAGAAATCATCTTCAATGAGAGGGGGTCCAAG GGCTTTGGATTCGTCACCTTCGAGAGCGCGGCTGAGGCCGACCAAGCTCGAGAAAAGCTCAACGGAACAATCGTGGAAGGGAGAAAGATTGAG GTTAACAATGCCACTGCAAGAGTAGTGACCAAGAAGCCCCAGACGCCTCTGGTGAATGGGGAAATTTCAC CTTCTGGATGGAAGATCAACCCTGTCATGGGAGCAATGTATGCACCTGAGCTCTATACAG tTGCCAGTTTTCCGTACCCTGTAGCGGCTCCCACCTTGGCCTACCGGGGCTCTGCCCTGCGTGGTCGCGGTCGAGCCGTCTACAACACGATtcgctctgcagctgcagccacaccTACTGCTGCTGTCCCTGCCTACCCTGG GGTTGTATACCAAGACGGACTGTATGGAGCAGAGGTCTATGTAAGtatctgtgcttttcttttaccc ttcatcaatccatctattcatccatccatcatatCACACTGTATGAAATCAGTAAATGTCCTGTatgtctctgtctttatttgttcCAGGGTGGATATCCAGCAGCGTATAGAATGGCTCAAGCAGCATCTGCTGCCACAGCGACCTACAGTGATGG ATATGGACGGGTGTACACCACAGCCGCAGACCCCTATCACCACTCAGTCGGACCAACGACGACATATGGAGTTGGAACAATG GCCAGTTTGTACAGAGGAGGATACAACCGCTTCACCCCATACTGAGTCCCCCcagcagaggggggagagagaggctggtgTTTGTCTCTCTTGGGACTCTGGGATTGGCTGA
- the rbfox1l gene encoding RNA binding protein fox-1 homolog 1-like isoform X1 — protein MLSSPTMILQPYGLPVYQQPPTCYPGMVQGGAPQEAGLGSGDPALSQVYAQPPSYPPPGQGLPTSAGRLPPLDFTSVHAGTEYAEHHQLRVYQGPQLEGVEALTSGSAEDALVPVTSDPQSLSVSVSSGGGAGSGSDEEGSGKAQPKRLHVSNIPFRFRDPDLRQMFGQFGKILDVEIIFNERGSKGFGFVTFESAAEADQAREKLNGTIVEGRKIEVNNATARVVTKKPQTPLVNGEISPSGWKINPVMGAMYAPELYTVASFPYPVAAPTLAYRGSALRGRGRAVYNTIRSAAAATPTAAVPAYPGVVYQDGLYGAEVYVSICAFLLPFINPSIHPSIISHCMKSVNVLYVSVFICSRVDIQQRIEWLKQHLLPQRPTVMDMDGCTPQPQTPITTQSDQRRHMELEQWPVCTEEDTTASPHTESPQQRGEREAGVCLSWDSGIG, from the exons ATGCTCTCCTCACCCACTATGATTCTCCAGCCGTATGGACTGCCTGTCTACCAACAGCCACCCACATGCTACCCCGGCATGGTTCAG ggAGGTGCCCCCCAGGAGGCCGGCCTGGGCAGCGGCGACCCCGCCCTATCTCAGGTCTACGCCCAGCCTCCCTCTTACCCCCCACCGGGTCAAGGTCTGCCAACATCTGCGGGCAGACTGCCACCTCTGGACTTCACCTCTGTACATGCCGGTACAGAGTATGCAGAGCATCACCAACTCAGAGTCTATCAGGGCCCTCAGCTCGAAGGCGTCGAGGCCCTGACGTCCGGATCCGCG GAGGACGCTTTGGTacccgtgacctctgacccccagTCTCTGAGTGTGTCCGTGTCATCGGGAGGCGGGGCAGGAAGTGGAAGCGATGAGGAGGGGTCAGGTAAGGCCCAACCCAAACGCCTCCACGTCTCCAACATCCCGTTCCGCTTCAGAGACCCAGACCTCCGCCAGATGTTTGGG CAATTTGGCAAGATCCTTGATGTAGAAATCATCTTCAATGAGAGGGGGTCCAAG GGCTTTGGATTCGTCACCTTCGAGAGCGCGGCTGAGGCCGACCAAGCTCGAGAAAAGCTCAACGGAACAATCGTGGAAGGGAGAAAGATTGAG GTTAACAATGCCACTGCAAGAGTAGTGACCAAGAAGCCCCAGACGCCTCTGGTGAATGGGGAAATTTCAC CTTCTGGATGGAAGATCAACCCTGTCATGGGAGCAATGTATGCACCTGAGCTCTATACAG tTGCCAGTTTTCCGTACCCTGTAGCGGCTCCCACCTTGGCCTACCGGGGCTCTGCCCTGCGTGGTCGCGGTCGAGCCGTCTACAACACGATtcgctctgcagctgcagccacaccTACTGCTGCTGTCCCTGCCTACCCTGG GGTTGTATACCAAGACGGACTGTATGGAGCAGAGGTCTATGTAAGtatctgtgcttttcttttaccc ttcatcaatccatctattcatccatccatcatatCACACTGTATGAAATCAGTAAATGTCCTGTatgtctctgtctttatttgttcCAGGGTGGATATCCAGCAGCGTATAGAATGGCTCAAGCAGCATCTGCTGCCACAGCGACCTACAGTGATGG ATATGGACGGGTGTACACCACAGCCGCAGACCCCTATCACCACTCAGTCGGACCAACGACGACATATGGAGTTGGAACAATG GCCAGTTTGTACAGAGGAGGATACAACCGCTTCACCCCATACTGAGTCCCCCcagcagaggggggagagagaggctggtgTTTGTCTCTCTTGGGACTCTGGGATTGGCTGA
- the rbfox1l gene encoding RNA binding protein fox-1 homolog 1-like isoform X3: protein MLSSPTMILQPYGLPVYQQPPTCYPGMVQGGAPQEAGLGSGDPALSQVYAQPPSYPPPGQGLPTSAGRLPPLDFTSVHAGTEYAEHHQLRVYQGPQLEGVEALTSGSAEDALVPVTSDPQSLSVSVSSGGGAGSGSDEEGSGKAQPKRLHVSNIPFRFRDPDLRQMFGQFGKILDVEIIFNERGSKGFGFVTFESAAEADQAREKLNGTIVEGRKIEVNNATARVVTKKPQTPLVNGEISPSGWKINPVMGAMYAPELYTVASFPYPVAAPTLAYRGSALRGRGRAVYNTIRSAAAATPTAAVPAYPGVVYQDGLYGAEVYFQGGYPAAYRMAQAASAATATYSDGYGRVYTTAADPYHHSVGPTTTYGVGTMASLYRGGYNRFTPY from the exons ATGCTCTCCTCACCCACTATGATTCTCCAGCCGTATGGACTGCCTGTCTACCAACAGCCACCCACATGCTACCCCGGCATGGTTCAG ggAGGTGCCCCCCAGGAGGCCGGCCTGGGCAGCGGCGACCCCGCCCTATCTCAGGTCTACGCCCAGCCTCCCTCTTACCCCCCACCGGGTCAAGGTCTGCCAACATCTGCGGGCAGACTGCCACCTCTGGACTTCACCTCTGTACATGCCGGTACAGAGTATGCAGAGCATCACCAACTCAGAGTCTATCAGGGCCCTCAGCTCGAAGGCGTCGAGGCCCTGACGTCCGGATCCGCG GAGGACGCTTTGGTacccgtgacctctgacccccagTCTCTGAGTGTGTCCGTGTCATCGGGAGGCGGGGCAGGAAGTGGAAGCGATGAGGAGGGGTCAGGTAAGGCCCAACCCAAACGCCTCCACGTCTCCAACATCCCGTTCCGCTTCAGAGACCCAGACCTCCGCCAGATGTTTGGG CAATTTGGCAAGATCCTTGATGTAGAAATCATCTTCAATGAGAGGGGGTCCAAG GGCTTTGGATTCGTCACCTTCGAGAGCGCGGCTGAGGCCGACCAAGCTCGAGAAAAGCTCAACGGAACAATCGTGGAAGGGAGAAAGATTGAG GTTAACAATGCCACTGCAAGAGTAGTGACCAAGAAGCCCCAGACGCCTCTGGTGAATGGGGAAATTTCAC CTTCTGGATGGAAGATCAACCCTGTCATGGGAGCAATGTATGCACCTGAGCTCTATACAG tTGCCAGTTTTCCGTACCCTGTAGCGGCTCCCACCTTGGCCTACCGGGGCTCTGCCCTGCGTGGTCGCGGTCGAGCCGTCTACAACACGATtcgctctgcagctgcagccacaccTACTGCTGCTGTCCCTGCCTACCCTGG GGTTGTATACCAAGACGGACTGTATGGAGCAGAGGTCTAT ttcCAGGGTGGATATCCAGCAGCGTATAGAATGGCTCAAGCAGCATCTGCTGCCACAGCGACCTACAGTGATGG ATATGGACGGGTGTACACCACAGCCGCAGACCCCTATCACCACTCAGTCGGACCAACGACGACATATGGAGTTGGAACAATG GCCAGTTTGTACAGAGGAGGATACAACCGCTTCACCCCATACTGA
- the rbfox1l gene encoding RNA binding protein fox-1 homolog 1-like isoform X4 codes for MLSSPTMILQPYGLPVYQQPPTCYPGMVQGGAPQEAGLGSGDPALSQVYAQPPSYPPPGQGLPTSAGRLPPLDFTSVHAGTEYAEHHQLRVYQGPQLEGVEALTSGSAEDALVPVTSDPQSLSVSVSSGGGAGSGSDEEGSGKAQPKRLHVSNIPFRFRDPDLRQMFGQFGKILDVEIIFNERGSKGFGFVTFESAAEADQAREKLNGTIVEGRKIEVNNATARVVTKKPQTPLVNGEISPSGWKINPVMGAMYAPELYTVASFPYPVAAPTLAYRGSALRGRGRAVYNTIRSAAAATPTAAVPAYPGVVYQDGLYGAEVYGGYPAAYRMAQAASAATATYSDGYGRVYTTAADPYHHSVGPTTTYGVGTMASLYRGGYNRFTPY; via the exons ATGCTCTCCTCACCCACTATGATTCTCCAGCCGTATGGACTGCCTGTCTACCAACAGCCACCCACATGCTACCCCGGCATGGTTCAG ggAGGTGCCCCCCAGGAGGCCGGCCTGGGCAGCGGCGACCCCGCCCTATCTCAGGTCTACGCCCAGCCTCCCTCTTACCCCCCACCGGGTCAAGGTCTGCCAACATCTGCGGGCAGACTGCCACCTCTGGACTTCACCTCTGTACATGCCGGTACAGAGTATGCAGAGCATCACCAACTCAGAGTCTATCAGGGCCCTCAGCTCGAAGGCGTCGAGGCCCTGACGTCCGGATCCGCG GAGGACGCTTTGGTacccgtgacctctgacccccagTCTCTGAGTGTGTCCGTGTCATCGGGAGGCGGGGCAGGAAGTGGAAGCGATGAGGAGGGGTCAGGTAAGGCCCAACCCAAACGCCTCCACGTCTCCAACATCCCGTTCCGCTTCAGAGACCCAGACCTCCGCCAGATGTTTGGG CAATTTGGCAAGATCCTTGATGTAGAAATCATCTTCAATGAGAGGGGGTCCAAG GGCTTTGGATTCGTCACCTTCGAGAGCGCGGCTGAGGCCGACCAAGCTCGAGAAAAGCTCAACGGAACAATCGTGGAAGGGAGAAAGATTGAG GTTAACAATGCCACTGCAAGAGTAGTGACCAAGAAGCCCCAGACGCCTCTGGTGAATGGGGAAATTTCAC CTTCTGGATGGAAGATCAACCCTGTCATGGGAGCAATGTATGCACCTGAGCTCTATACAG tTGCCAGTTTTCCGTACCCTGTAGCGGCTCCCACCTTGGCCTACCGGGGCTCTGCCCTGCGTGGTCGCGGTCGAGCCGTCTACAACACGATtcgctctgcagctgcagccacaccTACTGCTGCTGTCCCTGCCTACCCTGG GGTTGTATACCAAGACGGACTGTATGGAGCAGAGGTCTAT GGTGGATATCCAGCAGCGTATAGAATGGCTCAAGCAGCATCTGCTGCCACAGCGACCTACAGTGATGG ATATGGACGGGTGTACACCACAGCCGCAGACCCCTATCACCACTCAGTCGGACCAACGACGACATATGGAGTTGGAACAATG GCCAGTTTGTACAGAGGAGGATACAACCGCTTCACCCCATACTGA